One stretch of Chlamydia abortus DNA includes these proteins:
- a CDS encoding ABC transporter permease subunit, protein MQMDMMYMLVKETGNTLYMVAASFFFSSIFGGLLGLGLFITAPYGLKPMKGFHSVVSLVLSFLTAIPFAILIVILFPITRWIVGTSLGATASIVPLTFGALPLVASFVSEALRTGALTCVEPAIALGIPKIKILKDILFPEILPQLIFSLKNLVVHLIACSTFAGFVGGGGLGQILLQYGYYRFDLSVTLSVLMITLFFIEGIRILGDTLGRRILQHRGIL, encoded by the coding sequence ATGCAGATGGACATGATGTATATGTTAGTTAAAGAAACAGGCAATACTTTGTATATGGTAGCCGCTTCTTTCTTTTTCTCTTCAATATTTGGTGGGCTTTTAGGGTTGGGATTGTTCATCACGGCTCCCTATGGATTAAAGCCGATGAAGGGTTTTCATTCAGTTGTTTCTCTTGTTTTAAGTTTTCTTACAGCTATCCCTTTTGCTATTTTAATCGTTATTTTATTTCCAATAACACGTTGGATAGTAGGGACGTCTTTAGGGGCTACAGCATCCATAGTTCCTTTGACTTTTGGCGCTTTACCTTTAGTGGCTTCTTTTGTTTCCGAAGCATTGCGTACTGGGGCGTTAACTTGTGTTGAGCCAGCTATCGCTCTAGGAATACCTAAAATAAAAATACTAAAGGATATACTTTTTCCAGAAATTCTACCCCAGCTAATTTTTTCCTTAAAAAACTTAGTTGTCCACTTGATTGCTTGCTCTACTTTTGCAGGATTTGTTGGAGGAGGCGGATTGGGACAGATTTTATTGCAGTATGGTTATTATCGTTTTGATCTTTCAGTTACTCTATCTGTCTTGATGATCACCTTATTTTTCATTGAAGGTATTCGAATTTTAGGAGACACTCTCGGCCGGCGTATATTACAACATCGAGGGATTTTATGA
- a CDS encoding MetQ/NlpA family ABC transporter substrate-binding protein translates to MKKITILSLLALAISLTGCCKNSEGVLRIAASPTPHAELLYSLEKEAQSLGLQLKILPIDDYRVPNRLLLDKQIEANYFQHEDFLKDECARYQCEGKLAILAKVHLEPMGLYSNKTQSLEELKVKEQLRIAVPIDRTNEQRALDLLRDCNLISYKEASHLDITAKDVFGCGGKKVTIIEMAAPLLVSSLPDVDAAVIPGNFAIAGGICPYKNSLYLEDVRTSQYTNVVVIRAEDMEDSRMHKLKQLLQSSSVQDFFNTKYKGIFLSQ, encoded by the coding sequence ATGAAAAAAATCACAATACTCTCGTTACTTGCTTTAGCCATCTCTTTAACAGGTTGTTGCAAGAATTCAGAAGGAGTCTTGCGGATTGCGGCGAGTCCCACGCCACATGCAGAGCTTCTTTATAGTTTAGAAAAGGAGGCTCAATCCCTTGGATTGCAATTGAAAATACTTCCCATAGATGATTACCGTGTACCTAACCGTTTGCTTTTAGATAAGCAAATAGAGGCAAATTATTTCCAACATGAAGATTTCTTAAAAGATGAGTGTGCTCGGTACCAATGCGAAGGAAAACTTGCGATTTTGGCTAAGGTACATTTAGAACCTATGGGTTTATATTCTAATAAAACCCAGTCTCTCGAAGAGCTTAAAGTCAAGGAACAGCTACGTATAGCGGTTCCTATAGATAGAACAAACGAACAACGTGCGCTAGACTTATTGCGAGACTGCAATTTGATTAGTTACAAAGAAGCTTCTCATCTAGATATCACCGCAAAAGATGTCTTTGGTTGTGGAGGGAAAAAGGTAACGATTATAGAGATGGCAGCACCTTTATTAGTATCTTCTTTACCAGACGTTGATGCTGCAGTTATTCCAGGGAACTTCGCCATTGCAGGGGGAATCTGTCCGTATAAAAACAGTCTATACCTAGAAGATGTCCGTACTTCCCAATACACCAATGTCGTTGTCATACGTGCTGAAGATATGGAAGACTCGAGAATGCATAAACTAAAACAGCTATTGCAAAGCAGTTCTGTGCAGGATTTCTTTAATACGAAATATAAGGGGATCTTTTTATCGCAGTAA
- a CDS encoding DciA family protein codes for MFPSLKNRESLRAKNSKKTASTIKHAKHYLNGYLKKIEHIVAANPKEVIEAWNEMLGTKYNGMFQALGFKDHILLVKIYNSSLYASLKQMHQSSLLARLHQVVPHAKIKEIQFLLG; via the coding sequence ATGTTTCCTTCCCTTAAGAATCGAGAGTCACTCAGAGCAAAAAACTCTAAAAAAACAGCCTCTACAATTAAGCATGCAAAGCATTACTTGAACGGGTATTTGAAGAAAATAGAGCACATTGTGGCTGCTAACCCTAAAGAAGTAATAGAAGCATGGAATGAAATGTTGGGAACCAAGTATAATGGAATGTTCCAAGCTTTAGGATTTAAGGATCATATTCTATTAGTAAAGATTTATAATTCTTCTTTATACGCTTCGCTAAAGCAAATGCACCAAAGTAGTTTACTAGCTCGTTTGCATCAAGTAGTTCCTCACGCTAAGATCAAGGAAATACAGTTTTTGTTAGGATAA